In Bacteroidota bacterium, a genomic segment contains:
- a CDS encoding hemolysin III family protein: MRTQAEVAAERRLREEIANVVTHGAGLLMAIAAVPVLVVLGALRGDALHVASFAVYGATLILVYLSSTLYHAFKEPKMRRVFRILDHAAIYLMIAGTYTPFMLISLNEPWGWTILALVWTLAAVGCAAKILEIEGFKKYSTAFYLAMGWLVVIALEPVLAAVPLAGLVWLAVGGVLYTGGVIFFLWETLPFNHAIWHLFVIAGSVCHYIAILLYVW, from the coding sequence GTGCGTACGCAGGCGGAGGTCGCGGCCGAGCGGCGGCTGCGCGAGGAGATCGCAAACGTGGTGACACACGGGGCGGGCCTGCTCATGGCCATCGCTGCGGTGCCGGTCCTGGTCGTGCTGGGGGCGCTGCGCGGCGACGCGCTTCACGTCGCGAGCTTCGCCGTCTACGGTGCCACGCTCATCCTCGTCTACCTCTCCTCGACGCTCTACCACGCGTTCAAGGAGCCGAAGATGCGGCGCGTCTTCCGTATCCTCGACCACGCCGCCATCTACCTGATGATCGCGGGGACGTACACCCCGTTCATGCTCATCAGCCTCAACGAACCCTGGGGCTGGACGATCCTCGCCCTCGTCTGGACGCTGGCTGCGGTCGGCTGCGCGGCCAAGATCCTAGAGATCGAGGGGTTCAAGAAGTACTCGACCGCCTTCTACCTCGCGATGGGCTGGCTCGTGGTGATTGCGCTGGAGCCTGTCCTGGCGGCGGTGCCGCTGGCCGGCCTCGTGTGGCTGGCCGTCGGCGGGGTGCTCTACACGGGAGGCGTGATCTTTTTTCTCTGGGAGACGCTCCCGTTCAACCACGCCATCTGGCATCTCTTCGTGATCGCAGGCAGCGTCTGCCACTACATCGCGATCCTGCTCTACGTCTGGTGA